A single region of the Gilliamella apis genome encodes:
- the pth gene encoding aminoacyl-tRNA hydrolase has translation MSTIKLIVGLANPGNEYAATRHNAGAWYVDLLAERYNQPLKNDPKFFGYSSRININGHDVRLLVPTTFMNLSGKAVQAMASFYQIKPDEILIAHDELDLNPGIAKLKFGGSHGGHNGLKDIASKLGNNLNFYRLRIGIGHPGDKNKVVGYVLNKPSKPEQELIDKAIDESVYCTNILLTDGIESAMNRLHAFKA, from the coding sequence ATGTCAACAATCAAACTAATTGTAGGGTTAGCCAATCCGGGTAATGAATATGCCGCAACTCGCCATAATGCGGGAGCTTGGTATGTTGATTTACTTGCTGAACGTTATAATCAACCATTAAAAAATGATCCTAAATTTTTTGGATATAGTTCTCGAATTAACATCAATGGGCATGATGTTCGTTTGTTAGTACCAACTACCTTTATGAATTTAAGTGGTAAAGCAGTGCAAGCAATGGCTTCTTTTTATCAAATTAAGCCTGATGAGATATTAATTGCTCATGATGAGTTAGATCTTAATCCAGGGATTGCCAAATTAAAATTTGGCGGTAGTCATGGTGGCCATAATGGCTTAAAAGACATTGCCAGTAAACTTGGCAATAATCTGAATTTCTATCGATTAAGAATTGGCATTGGCCATCCAGGCGATAAAAATAAAGTAGTTGGTTATGTCTTAAATAAACCCTCTAAACCGGAGCAAGAATTAATTGATAAAGCTATTGATGAATCAGTCTATTGTACTAATATTTTATTAACTGATGGAATTGAAAGTGCGATGAATCGTTTGCATGCATTTAAAGCTTAA
- a CDS encoding ribose-phosphate pyrophosphokinase: MPDMKLFAGNATPELAKRIANRLYTSLGDIIVSRFSDGEVNVQINENVRGEDVFIIQSTCAPTNDNLMELLVMIDAMRRASAGRITAVIPYFGYARQDRRVRSARVPITAKVVADFLSTVGVDRVLTVDLHAEQIQGFFDVPVDNVFGSPVILEDMLQRDFERPIVVSPDIGGVVRARAIAKLLNDTDMAIIDKRRQRANEAEVMNIIGDVADRDCILVDDMIDTAGTLCKAADALKARGAKRVFAYATHPIFSGKAVSNIKDSAIDEIVVCDTIPLTAEVKALKNVRQLTLSGMLAEAIRRISNEESISAMFHQ, translated from the coding sequence GTGCCTGATATGAAGCTTTTTGCTGGTAACGCCACACCCGAACTAGCAAAACGTATAGCTAATCGTCTTTATACTTCTCTTGGTGATATTATTGTTAGCCGTTTTAGTGACGGTGAAGTAAATGTCCAAATTAATGAAAATGTCCGTGGTGAAGATGTTTTTATTATCCAATCAACTTGTGCGCCTACCAATGACAATTTAATGGAATTATTAGTGATGATTGATGCGATGCGTCGAGCATCTGCTGGTCGTATTACTGCTGTTATTCCTTATTTTGGTTATGCAAGACAAGATCGTCGCGTACGTTCAGCCCGTGTGCCTATTACAGCCAAAGTTGTTGCTGACTTTTTATCGACTGTAGGTGTTGATAGGGTTTTAACCGTTGATCTTCATGCTGAACAGATTCAAGGTTTCTTTGATGTACCCGTTGATAATGTGTTTGGTAGCCCTGTTATTTTAGAAGATATGTTGCAACGTGATTTTGAACGCCCAATCGTGGTATCTCCAGATATTGGTGGTGTGGTTCGTGCTCGTGCTATTGCTAAACTTTTAAATGACACTGATATGGCTATTATCGATAAACGTCGTCAACGAGCTAACGAAGCAGAAGTGATGAATATTATCGGTGATGTTGCTGATAGAGATTGTATTTTAGTTGATGACATGATCGATACGGCAGGAACACTTTGTAAAGCGGCTGATGCATTAAAAGCTCGTGGCGCAAAACGTGTCTTTGCTTATGCAACTCACCCAATTTTCTCAGGAAAAGCTGTAAGTAACATTAAAGACTCTGCTATTGATGAAATTGTAGTTTGTGACACAATTCCATTAACAGCGGAAGTTAAAGCATTGAAAAATGTGCGTCAACTTACATTATCAGGTATGCTTGCTGAAGCAATTCGACGTATTAGTAACGAAGAATCGATTTCAGCAATGTTCCATCAATAA
- a CDS encoding DUF3597 domain-containing protein produces MGILNNIFSKIFPSAQAAVGHAKDAVKEQVDKITDTVKDKTSDNTSSNNTNNSNSDQNQQNTSDNKAPISEIDVMSILDNLAKKFPEKLNWKTSIVDLLKLLGIDSSLDARKKLAAELDYTGSTDDTASMNTWLIKEVMKKIAEKGGNVSHLFS; encoded by the coding sequence ATGGGTATCTTAAATAATATTTTTTCAAAAATATTTCCAAGCGCACAAGCCGCTGTAGGTCATGCTAAAGATGCAGTGAAAGAGCAAGTTGATAAAATCACTGACACAGTAAAAGACAAAACTTCAGATAATACTTCAAGTAATAACACAAATAATAGTAATTCCGATCAAAATCAACAAAACACATCGGACAACAAAGCGCCGATATCTGAGATCGATGTCATGTCAATTTTGGATAATTTGGCTAAAAAATTTCCAGAAAAACTTAATTGGAAAACATCTATTGTTGATTTATTGAAATTATTAGGTATCGATAGTAGTTTAGATGCACGTAAAAAACTCGCCGCCGAACTTGATTATACCGGCAGTACTGACGATACCGCATCGATGAATACATGGTTAATAAAAGAAGTAATGAAGAAAATAGCTGAAAAAGGTGGTAATGTTTCTCATTTATTTTCTTAA